The genomic interval GATCAGGTCGCGGCGGTCTCGCGCACCAGGCTGATCGCGCGCACGTCGCGGGCCAGCGTGTCGCGCAGGATGGCGATGTCTTCGCCGTTCAGCACCACGCGCACATCGTCGCCGTCCTGCACCAGCTCGTATTCCTCGTCGCCGGCATAATCCTCGGCCAGGGTGATGGTGATGTTGTCCGCACCGCCATAGGCGATATCCGCCGCGCCGCCCGCATCGCTGCGCAGCATGATCAGATCCGCGCCGTCGCCGCCATCGACGATGTCGCCCGCCCCGGCATGGATCGTGTCGTTGCCCTCGCCGCCCAGCAGCGTATCCGGCCGCTCGGGGTCCGAGGCATCGGGCGACAGGATCAGGTCGTCGCCCTCCTCGCCGTCGATATGGACCGAACCGCCGTGATCCTCGATCCGGTCGTCGCCCTCGCCGCCGGTGATCGAGTGATGGCCCAGATTGGTGATGATCGTGTCATTGCCCAGCCCGCCGTCGATGGTGTCGCTGCCCTCGTCGGCGCCCAGGTCCAGCGCGCCGTAAAGGTCGTCCCCGCTGCCCAGATAGATCTCGTCGTCGCCGCTGCCCGCCAGGACCGTATCGTCGCCATAGCCCGCGCCGATCAGGTCGTTGCCCGAACCGCCATCGATCAGGTCGTCGCCGTCATAGCCCAGGATGCCGTCATCGCCGTCAGTGCCGGTCAGGACATTGTCCTCCTCGTCGCCCTCGATCAGCGCATCGCCATGCAGCCGGGGATCGTCGGCGGGCCCTTCCGGCGGATGGTCGTCGTCATTGCCGGATACCAGCGAGCCGATACCGACAAGGCCCAGCAAGCCCAGCATCAGGAAAATGGTCTGGTTCATCACGAAGTCTCCAAAGCGGTTGCCGGCAAGATAGACCGGCCCCGCCCCGCCCGGCAACCGCCGGAACACGCCCGGGTTCTTTCTTGGGCAAATATCCCGCAGGGGGAGTCCGCCGCGCCCGCGGCGGACGGGGGACGCGAAGTCCCCCTGCGGCGCCGCCGCTCAGTGCCCCAGGATCTGGGACAGGAACAGCTTGGTGCGTTCGGAGCGGGGGTTGTTGAAGAACTCCTTCGGGGTGTTCTGCTCGACGATCTGGCCCTGGTCCATGAAGATCACCCGATGCGCCACCGCCTGGGCGAAGCCCATCTCATGGGTGACGCACAGCATGGTCATGCCGTCCTCGGCCAGCTCGATCATGGTGTCCAGCACCTCCTTGATCATCTCGGGATCCAGCGCCGAGGTCGGCTCGTCGAACAGCATGATCCGCGGCCGCATGCACAGCGCCCGGGCGATGGCGACGCGCTGCTGCTGGCCGCCCGACAGCTGGCCGGGATATTTATGGGCCTGCTCGGGGATCTTGACCTTGGTCAGGAAATGCATGGCCGTCTCCTCGGCCTCGCGCTTGGGGATCTTGCGCACCCAGATCGGCGCCAGCGTGCAGTTCTCGAGGATGGTCAGATGCGGGAACAGGTTGAAATGCTGGAACACCATGCCGACCTCGGAGCGCACCTTGTCGATGTTCTTCAGGTCGTTGGTCAGCTCGGTCCCGTCCACGATGATCTTGCCGGACTGGTGCTCCTCCAGCCGGTTGATGCAGCGGATCAGCGTGGACTTGCCCGAGCCCGAGGGCCCGGCGATGACGATGCGCTCGCCCCGGCTGACCACCAGGTCGATGTCGCGCAGCACGTGGA from Paracoccus sp. MA carries:
- a CDS encoding amino acid ABC transporter ATP-binding protein; the protein is MTTGTAPALSDETAIEIVKLNKWYGTFHVLRDIDLVVSRGERIVIAGPSGSGKSTLIRCINRLEEHQSGKIIVDGTELTNDLKNIDKVRSEVGMVFQHFNLFPHLTILENCTLAPIWVRKIPKREAEETAMHFLTKVKIPEQAHKYPGQLSGGQQQRVAIARALCMRPRIMLFDEPTSALDPEMIKEVLDTMIELAEDGMTMLCVTHEMGFAQAVAHRVIFMDQGQIVEQNTPKEFFNNPRSERTKLFLSQILGH
- a CDS encoding calcium-binding protein encodes the protein MNQTIFLMLGLLGLVGIGSLVSGNDDDHPPEGPADDPRLHGDALIEGDEEDNVLTGTDGDDGILGYDGDDLIDGGSGNDLIGAGYGDDTVLAGSGDDEIYLGSGDDLYGALDLGADEGSDTIDGGLGNDTIITNLGHHSITGGEGDDRIEDHGGSVHIDGEEGDDLILSPDASDPERPDTLLGGEGNDTIHAGAGDIVDGGDGADLIMLRSDAGGAADIAYGGADNITITLAEDYAGDEEYELVQDGDDVRVVLNGEDIAILRDTLARDVRAISLVRETAAT